From Anaerotignum faecicola, one genomic window encodes:
- a CDS encoding carbohydrate ABC transporter permease gives MKRLQLTYRLKKIVLTVIQYIGFAILLVLFIIPFVWMVSTSVKSIGETLTNPPIFIPSDFHFENYIKAWKSGPFLHFFLNSAIITFSSMILQLLFVVP, from the coding sequence GTGAAACGATTGCAACTGACATACCGATTGAAAAAAATAGTATTGACGGTGATACAGTATATCGGGTTTGCCATACTGCTGGTGCTGTTTATTATTCCATTTGTCTGGATGGTATCCACGTCAGTCAAGTCCATCGGGGAAACTCTGACAAATCCACCGATTTTTATTCCGTCTGATTTTCATTTTGAGAACTATATAAAGGCATGGAAATCGGGGCCGTTTCTCCATTTCTTTTTAAACAGTGCCATTATTACATTTTCCAGCATGATTCTGCAGCTGCTTTTTGTTGTTCCG